One window of the Anopheles cruzii chromosome 2, idAnoCruzAS_RS32_06, whole genome shotgun sequence genome contains the following:
- the LOC128269448 gene encoding 40S ribosomal protein S15Aa, which produces MVRISVLADALKCINNAEKRGKRQVLIRPNSKVVIKFLTVMMKHGYIGEFEIVDDHRSGKVVVNLTGRLNKAGIISPRFDVKLNDVERWTNDLLPSRQFGYVVLTTSGGIMDHEEARRKHLGGKILGYFF; this is translated from the coding sequence ATGGTTCGCATCAGTGTCCTAGCAGATGCATTGAAATGCATCAACAACGCCGAAAAACGTGGCAAGCGCCAGGTTTTGATTCGGCCCAACTCGAAGGTCGTCATCAAGTTTTTAACAGTGATGATGAAGCATGGATACATTGGCGAATTTGAGATAGTCGACGATCACCGCAGTGGAAAGGTGGTTGTGAATCTTACCGGCCGCCTGAACAAAGCTGGCATCATTTCTCCGCGTTTCGATGTGAAGCTCAACGATGTTGAAAGATGGACCAACGATTTGTTACCCTCTCGTCAGTTCGGGTATGTCGTGCTCACTACCAGCGGCGGTATAATGGATCACGAGGAAGCCCGACGGAAGCATTTGGGAGGAAAGATATTGGGATACTTCTTCTGA